The genomic stretch GGGATTATTCGTTTTGAAGAAGCTATTCATAACTAGATACTACTTCCTTTTACTAAAAGTGTTGACTAATCAACAACAAATCTATACAATAGGTGTTGATTAGTCAACAGTAAAATTGGTGGTGATTACAATCGAAACAGAAACAATGCATTTCATTATGCTAAACAGTAAGATTTTTAGAAATACCCAAATTTATTTAGATAAAGTTATCAAAAAGTACGATCTTAGTAGTGGCTCTTTTTTATATTTAATTACTTTAGAAAAAAATGAGAGAATTAGCCAAAATAAACTGAGTGAAGAAATCGGTCACGATAAGGCAATGTCAGCAAGAACGATTAAAAAACTAATCGACCTAGGATATGTATATAAGGAACAACATGAAAGTAATAGTAGAGCTTATCGGTTGTATTTAACTGAAAAAGCTAAAGATATTTTGCCTGAGATTCATGAAAAAATTCAGGAAATGGTGACTTTATTTACTGAAGAATTAACTGAGGAAGAATTGCTTATTACGATGAGATCTTTAAAAAAGATATTTAATAGTACAAACAAATTTCGAGAGTAGAGATGAAGAAGCGGAGGAATTTAAAATGACTTATAAACATAATGGCTTAGAACTTCATAAAATTGGATTAGGTTGTGGAGGGATGATCAAAGACGATAATAAGTCTGAAAATATCGCTACAATCCATGAAGCACTTGATTTCGGAATTAATCACTTAAATACAGCAGATTTTTACGGTTTTGGAAAAAGTGAAACTGTGATTGGTGAAGCACTTAAAGGACAAAAAAGAGAGAATGCTTTTGTCTCTCTAAAGTTTGGTGTATTGGCTGAACCAAATGGAGCATTCTATGGATTAGATGTTAGACCATTATCGATCAAAAACTATTTAACGTATTCACTTAAAAGATTAAATTTAGACTATATTGACCTATATCAACCAGCACGAATTGATTTAGGTATTCCTGTAGAAGAAACGATCGAAGAAATTTCTGACTTGGTTAAAGCTGGCTATGTAAAAAATATTGGAATTACACAAGTTGATGCAGATACATTAAGAAGAGCAAATTCTGTTCATCCAATAAGCTTCATCGAGACCGAGTATTCGCTTTTCAATAGAAGTATGGAAAAAGAAATTTTACCAACAGCACGTGAGCTTGGCGTGGGTGTAGTAGCGTTTGGTGCGCTTGCTCATGGATTGCTTAGCGGTAATTTCTCAAAAAACAATTCAAAATCATATATCCCTATGTTTGCTGAAGGAAATATAGACAAAAATCTTGAACTTGTAGAAAAATTACGCAAAATTGCTGATGAGAAAAACGTCACAATTCCGCAACTGGCACTTGCATGGTTATCATCAAAAGGTGATGACATTATCACATTAGTTGGTGCATCAAGACGCACTACTCTTAGAGATTCTATAAAGTCTGTAGACATTAAATTAAGTGCCGAAGAAATAGCAAGAATTGAAAAAGCAATACCTGAAGACCAAATCGCTGGAAGTAGCTTTCCAAAAATGGAATTTAAAAATGGGGTAAGATTTAACTCATAATATCAAGCACACCAAAAGTTTATTTTAGTAAACAATTGGTGTGCTTTTTTTGTTGTTCAGGCTTTTATTACATTAAAAGCAGCCGCAGCTTTTGGCCATCCTACATAAAACGCCAAATGTGTTACTAAAGAAATAATTTGTGTTTCATTCATTCCGTTCTTTTTCGCTAATTGGATATGAAATGGCAGTTGTTCAGTATTTCCAATACTAATTAGAGAAGCGAGTGTACAAAGACTTCTTTCTTTTAATGTTAATGTAGGATCACTCCATACTTTTCCAAATAAGATGTCTTCGCTATATTGAACAAATTCTGGAGCAATGTCTTTCAATTCCTTTAATGTTTTAGAGTCGATACGATCATTCAACACGATGTTCCACCATCTGTGCCTTTCCTTGTCCGAATGACCAATTTTCAATAGAAGTCTCATTTAATGTAATAAAAATATCAGTGGTAGGGATGTTTAAGTGATGATATAAAGCTTCTGAAATCGATTCGTATAAATTCCTTTTTTGAGTAATCGTTCTACCCGGGGCACATGTTATCGATAAATAAATCATCTTATCTGTTCTCTTTTTCTTATCTTCTAATAGATAAGAGGAATCATAAAAAAATTGATTTGGAGGATAAGGTAAGCACATGTGAAAATAATCGTCTATTGGAATGTTAAAATGTTCAATTAATGATTCATGAATGTTACTACTTGCCTTTTTAAGTTCCTCTTTATTTAATGAGCCTTCTGGATAATAAATTTGGACAAATGGCATATGTTCACTCCCTTTCAACTATAAGATTATTTTACGTCGAGAATATTCATTTGTATAATTGAAAATATATTAGAATATTATCAAAAAAGTTGATGAAGATGAGGTGAAAGAATGGAAGTAAAAGAGCTAATTTCTTTTAAAACAATTGCTGAAGAAGGGACATTTTCACAAGCAGCTAAAAAGTTAAACTATGCACAGTCAACGATTACAACTCAAATTAAAAAGCTAGAAAAGGAACTTGGATTTCTACTTTTTGAACGAGGGTGGGACGCTAGATTAACAAATGAAGGGGCTTTATTTTTAGAAGAAGTAGAATATTTGTTAATGCATTGGGAGTATTCAGTAAACCAAGCACAGCGGATCAGTAAAGAGGAGGTCGGGACAATACGAATTGGACTGATTGAATCGGTTGCGCAGGAAATCATTCCATCTATTTTAAGCTACTTAAATAAGGAGAAACCTTATATACAATGTGATTTTGTCGTGGGGAATACAACACTTTTATCACAAATGATCGATCAAAATAAGCTTGATTTTGCTATTTGTGGAAACAACAAAAGTAGTTCGAATGTGAAATTCGAACCACTTAGCGTAGAAAAAATTCAATTTATTGTTAATAACCCAAAGCATCCACTTTTAAGTAAAAAAATAATTGAAATACATGAAATCATCGATTACCCGATCGTTATTGGAGAGAAAAGTTGTTATTACACGCGAACTGTGAATGCATTTTTAACAGAAAATAATTTATCTTTTAAGAGGGTCTATAATTGTAGTGCTGTCCATCTAATTCCACAATTACTTTTCGAAGATGCTATAGGCATTATCCCATTAGGTACTAGTTTGGGTCATGAGCATATTCCAATAGAGGTCAAAGAATTTGATCCAAAGATGCCAATTGGAATTTTGATTTCTTCTAAAAAAGGAGACTATTTGAGCGATACGAAACAACAAATTATGAAATTAATCGAATCATCATTTTTAGAATAATATTTGATTGGCAGTACATTAATTTCAATGAACTGCCTCTATATTAACTCACTATTTTTCCTCAAATTAGGAGGAACTTACAACGTTGAAATAATGTGATAAACAGGTTTATTCTTTATTGATGCGATTGCTATTTAAAATGTGACTTACAAAAAAAGGTTGTCTAATTAGACAACCTTTAGTTGAAAAGTAATTTAGTATTTTCATTACTCACAGACTATTTTTAACAATTTCTATGAATTTTTCCACAAGTAAGCTATGCTTCTCAGCTTTTCTCGTCCAAACAGCGATTTTATTTTTAATATGTATATCCTGTACATATACTCTCGCCAATTGGCCATTATCTACATACTCGCTAACAGCGAGAGATGAAATAAAACTTGCGCCATATCCAGCCATTACAGAACGAATTGTTTCATTAATCCCACTAAATTGAAGGGAGATTTTTGGTGGACTTACTTGGTGAGTTTGACATAAAGAAAAAAGGTGATCTCTCATCGAACTTCCTTCTTCACGCATAATAAAAGATTCTTTAACCATCTCCACTAATGAGATAGTTTTATTGGCAAACGGATGAGTAGGAGATACTACAAACCAAAGTTCATCTTCAAATAAATCTTCCCACGTTACTTCCTCTGGTCTTTCCGATACTCCACCACCATAAATTGCAATATCGGCTTTATAATGTATGAGTTGCTCAAATGCATCTTTCGTATTAGCGGTTGTAATAACTAAATTTACATCTTCATTTGCACTTTTAAACGTAGCTGCCCATGTAGGAATTAAAAAATTTGCAGGGAGATACGTAGCAACAATTTTAATTGTTCCTTTCTTGGCAAGTCGATAATCCTCAATAAATGATTCAATATTCTCTTCAAGAGTAACAAGATTTTTTGCTTTTTCTGCCAATGCGATCCCGAATTCAGTTAATACAACTCCTCGACCCTGTTGCTTAAATAAAGGAACGCCAATTTCATGTTCAAACTTTTTAATTTGGCTAGAAACTGCAGGTTGACTAATACACAACAATTTGGCTGCCTTTGTGAAACTACCTGTGAGTGCTACTTGATAAAATAATTTTAATCCATGTATATTCATCATTTCACCTCTACCTATAACTTAAAGTTATGGATAAATAAAAATTATATATTTTTATTATGATTTATTTTATTATACACTTTTGTTAGAAGAATTAGAAAATATAGAAAAGAGGTTACCATTATGATGAATGAAGTTTGGAAAGATGTAGATGAATATTTTATTGATAAACTTATACCATCTGATGCAACACTTGAAGGAGTATTAAAAGCCAATAAAGAGGCTGGTATTCCAGAAATTGATGTCTCACCAACACAAGGTAAACTTCTATACCTATTAGCCAAAATTAAAGGAGCTAAAAACATCTTAGAAATCGGTACCCTAGGTGGATATAGTAGTATATGGCTTGCACGCGCATTACCTGAAACTGGTAAAGTATACACGCTTGAAATTGAACCAGAATATGCAAAAATAGCTAAAAAAAATATAGAGAACGCCGGATGTACTAGTAAAGTCGAAGTCATAGTAGGAAAAGCATTAGAAACCTTGCATAGCCTCAAAGAAAAAGGTAAATCTTTTGACTTAATTTTTATTGACGCAGACAAACCAAATAATCCCCATTACATAAAATGGGCATTAGAATTAGCCAATAACGGGGCATTAATCATCAGCGATAATGTCGTTCGAAATGGTGAAGTTATTGATGAAAATAGTGAGGATGACCGGGTCCAAGGTGTACGTAAATTTATGGATATATTAGAAAAAGAACCCCGTATTGAATCTACGGCTATACAAACAGTTGGCACTAAAGGGTACGATGGTTTTGTGATCAGTATCGTAAAATAAAGTAAAAGGCTGTGTCACTATTTATTTTGACACAGCCTTTTACGATCTACTATGTAGACACTATTTGCTCTTCTATTAAACGTGAAACAATGTCCTAGGGAAAGCAGTCGATTGTTATACAATTAAAGAACTAGAAATGCTTGAGCGCTCCTTGATTGAGCAACGAATCCTTATTTTAGTTATAATAAATCAAAATTTTTAGTAATTGTGATAGAGTTACTTAATTCCTTTATCAATTTCTCAAAATCTTTCATTAATAGATTATTAATGTAAATAACAATTTCTTCCTCAGAATGCATTGCTAAGATGAATTTTTCACTAATAACATATGCTCTTTCTATTTCTTCAACTTTTATTTCTTTTCTTGAACTAAATATACCTTGATGATGGATCGTGAGTATATTATTCTCTAAATTCAAATAATCAATAGAATTAAGTCTGATAAAAAATAAAGATTTTGGAATAAATAACAAAAAAAGTATCATAATCGGTATTAAAAGTATTAAGAAGAAAACATATGTATATCTGAATACATCCCAATTTGCATATACCAAAAATACTATCAGTAAGAAAAATATAAAAATACTTAATAAAATACTATATCCAACCAACTTTGCTTTTGAATGTTCTTTGTATTTTAGTTTCAAAATCTTTCCCTCTTTCTAAAACTTAAATTGAAATAGAATAATAGTAGTATATTCGCTAGATTCTTTATAAACTCCTTTCAGATAATCTACTATTTACCTCAAAAAAAAATCTACTTTTCAGCTGATTTTCTTGTTAAACTAAAGGACTGACTTTTCATAAGCATGATGTGATTTAATCAGACTGTTCAATTGTTAATCTTCTATAGGATAAATATTCTAAAAAACTCTTGGCTGCAAGTGACAGTTATTTTTCCTCTCGCATATCTTCACCAATATTTCGAAAGGCAGGTAATTTGTTATGATTCTCTCACCTGTAATCCTTAAAGAACAATTATCTATCTAAAAGGTTATTTGTATTGGCATTGCTATAGTAGGTATGTTATTGATTGTTGGAAACGGTATAAGTGCATCTGGAAAAGGCGATCTACTTGGAATCTTTTTTGGATTAGTGGCAGCGGCATTTTATGCTGCATTAATGTTATTGAATAAATTTATTCAACACATAGCCAAGTTAGAGATTACAATCATCCAACTTGGAATAACTGCTATACTTCTTTTGCCTTATGTTCTATTTACGGAGGGATTCGGCATCTTAGAAGTACCAAGATCATCTATACTCTTTATTATCCTGTTAGGCATCATTAATACAGGAGTTGGATTTTGGTTATTCTTCTCGGGTATGCAAAATTTAAAGGGGCAGAGCATCGCTATGTTAAGTTATGTCGATCCTTTTGTAGCTATATTGATTTCAGGGGTTATCTTACAAGAACAAAT from Arthrobacter citreus encodes the following:
- a CDS encoding MarR family transcriptional regulator produces the protein METETMHFIMLNSKIFRNTQIYLDKVIKKYDLSSGSFLYLITLEKNERISQNKLSEEIGHDKAMSARTIKKLIDLGYVYKEQHESNSRAYRLYLTEKAKDILPEIHEKIQEMVTLFTEELTEEELLITMRSLKKIFNSTNKFRE
- a CDS encoding aldo/keto reductase, translating into MTYKHNGLELHKIGLGCGGMIKDDNKSENIATIHEALDFGINHLNTADFYGFGKSETVIGEALKGQKRENAFVSLKFGVLAEPNGAFYGLDVRPLSIKNYLTYSLKRLNLDYIDLYQPARIDLGIPVEETIEEISDLVKAGYVKNIGITQVDADTLRRANSVHPISFIETEYSLFNRSMEKEILPTARELGVGVVAFGALAHGLLSGNFSKNNSKSYIPMFAEGNIDKNLELVEKLRKIADEKNVTIPQLALAWLSSKGDDIITLVGASRRTTLRDSIKSVDIKLSAEEIARIEKAIPEDQIAGSSFPKMEFKNGVRFNS
- a CDS encoding carboxymuconolactone decarboxylase family protein; this translates as MNDRIDSKTLKELKDIAPEFVQYSEDILFGKVWSDPTLTLKERSLCTLASLISIGNTEQLPFHIQLAKKNGMNETQIISLVTHLAFYVGWPKAAAAFNVIKA
- a CDS encoding tautomerase family protein gives rise to the protein MPFVQIYYPEGSLNKEELKKASSNIHESLIEHFNIPIDDYFHMCLPYPPNQFFYDSSYLLEDKKKRTDKMIYLSITCAPGRTITQKRNLYESISEALYHHLNIPTTDIFITLNETSIENWSFGQGKAQMVEHRVE
- a CDS encoding LysR family transcriptional regulator, yielding MEVKELISFKTIAEEGTFSQAAKKLNYAQSTITTQIKKLEKELGFLLFERGWDARLTNEGALFLEEVEYLLMHWEYSVNQAQRISKEEVGTIRIGLIESVAQEIIPSILSYLNKEKPYIQCDFVVGNTTLLSQMIDQNKLDFAICGNNKSSSNVKFEPLSVEKIQFIVNNPKHPLLSKKIIEIHEIIDYPIVIGEKSCYYTRTVNAFLTENNLSFKRVYNCSAVHLIPQLLFEDAIGIIPLGTSLGHEHIPIEVKEFDPKMPIGILISSKKGDYLSDTKQQIMKLIESSFLE
- a CDS encoding LysR family transcriptional regulator, producing the protein MNIHGLKLFYQVALTGSFTKAAKLLCISQPAVSSQIKKFEHEIGVPLFKQQGRGVVLTEFGIALAEKAKNLVTLEENIESFIEDYRLAKKGTIKIVATYLPANFLIPTWAATFKSANEDVNLVITTANTKDAFEQLIHYKADIAIYGGGVSERPEEVTWEDLFEDELWFVVSPTHPFANKTISLVEMVKESFIMREEGSSMRDHLFSLCQTHQVSPPKISLQFSGINETIRSVMAGYGASFISSLAVSEYVDNGQLARVYVQDIHIKNKIAVWTRKAEKHSLLVEKFIEIVKNSL
- a CDS encoding O-methyltransferase, which encodes MMMNEVWKDVDEYFIDKLIPSDATLEGVLKANKEAGIPEIDVSPTQGKLLYLLAKIKGAKNILEIGTLGGYSSIWLARALPETGKVYTLEIEPEYAKIAKKNIENAGCTSKVEVIVGKALETLHSLKEKGKSFDLIFIDADKPNNPHYIKWALELANNGALIISDNVVRNGEVIDENSEDDRVQGVRKFMDILEKEPRIESTAIQTVGTKGYDGFVISIVK